The proteins below are encoded in one region of Pseudoduganella armeniaca:
- a CDS encoding XrtA system polysaccharide chain length determinant — translation MEEIIAQLQSGLKGIWKYRWWGVAVMWLVAALGWLRVYTLPDDYQTTARVYVDTQSILKPLLAGMTTVPNVEQQVAIMSRTLLSRPNVERVIRMVDLDIAARTPREHEKQVDELMQKIRIGGTSTYDIYTISYSHSNPRLVRDVVQSLLTIFVEGSFKGKRGESEKAVQFIDDQIRAYEEKLVAAENSVKEFKLKNSFLLPRQGIDYGAQLLMSSDTLNNARLELVEAEQARNAISAQAAGDEPILGAEPDPAAIDNPELDGRISALNKSLDALLLQYTEAHPDIISTRRLIALLQERKVQEAKKHIVSADPGKNYSPMLQQLKVALAEADARVAAVKARVAEMQARHDTLLEKSKAVPEVESQLAQLNRDYQVNKDNYEKLISRREAAKLSGDLSTTTEIMSFRIIDPPTLPLRPTGPNRPLLYSAVLAVAVLTGAAFALLISQVRPTYLSPHELREATGLRVLGTVAMNWTDAQLRRRRRGRIGFSAGVACLVASYGGVMAMALLHS, via the coding sequence ATGGAAGAAATCATCGCCCAGCTGCAATCCGGCCTGAAAGGGATCTGGAAATACCGCTGGTGGGGTGTCGCCGTGATGTGGCTGGTGGCGGCGCTGGGGTGGCTGCGCGTCTATACCCTGCCGGACGATTACCAGACCACGGCCCGGGTCTACGTCGATACCCAGAGCATCCTGAAACCGCTGCTGGCGGGCATGACGACGGTACCCAACGTCGAGCAGCAGGTGGCCATCATGAGCCGCACGCTGCTGAGCCGGCCGAACGTGGAGCGGGTGATCCGGATGGTCGACCTCGACATCGCGGCACGCACGCCACGCGAGCACGAGAAGCAGGTGGACGAGCTGATGCAGAAAATCCGCATCGGCGGGACCAGCACCTACGACATTTACACCATCAGCTACAGCCACAGCAATCCCCGCCTGGTGCGCGACGTGGTGCAGTCGCTGCTGACGATCTTTGTCGAAGGCAGCTTCAAGGGCAAGCGCGGCGAGTCGGAAAAGGCCGTGCAGTTCATCGATGACCAGATCCGCGCCTACGAGGAAAAGCTGGTGGCGGCGGAGAACTCGGTCAAGGAATTCAAGCTGAAGAACAGCTTCCTGCTGCCGCGCCAGGGCATCGACTACGGTGCGCAGTTGCTGATGTCGTCGGATACGCTGAACAATGCCAGGCTGGAACTGGTGGAGGCGGAGCAGGCGCGCAACGCGATCAGCGCCCAGGCAGCGGGCGATGAACCGATCCTTGGCGCCGAGCCGGACCCGGCAGCGATCGACAATCCCGAGCTGGATGGCCGCATCAGCGCGCTCAACAAGTCGCTCGACGCCCTGCTGCTGCAATACACGGAAGCCCACCCCGACATCATCTCCACGCGCCGGCTGATCGCCCTGCTGCAGGAGCGCAAGGTGCAGGAAGCGAAGAAGCATATCGTCTCCGCCGATCCCGGCAAGAACTACAGCCCGATGCTGCAGCAGCTGAAGGTGGCGCTGGCCGAAGCCGACGCGCGCGTGGCGGCCGTCAAGGCGCGCGTGGCGGAGATGCAGGCGCGCCACGACACCCTGCTGGAAAAAAGCAAGGCGGTTCCCGAAGTGGAGTCGCAGCTGGCCCAGCTGAACCGCGATTACCAGGTCAACAAGGACAACTACGAAAAGCTGATCAGCCGCCGCGAGGCCGCCAAGCTGTCCGGCGACCTCAGTACCACGACGGAGATCATGAGTTTTCGCATCATCGATCCACCGACCTTGCCGTTGCGCCCGACGGGGCCGAACCGGCCGCTGTTGTACAGCGCGGTGCTGGCCGTGGCGGTGCTGACCGGCGCCGCCTTCGCCTTGCTGATCAGCCAGGTGCGGCCAACCTACCTGAGCCCGCACGAGTTGCGCGAGGCCACCGGCCTGCGCGTGCTGGGCACCGTGGCCATGAACTGGACGGATGCGCAGCTGCGCCGGCGCCGGCGCGGCCGGATCGGCTTCAGCGCCGGGGTCGCCTGCCTGGTCGCGTCATACGGCGGCGTGATGGCGATGGCGCTTCTTCACTCCTAA
- a CDS encoding FAD-binding oxidoreductase, with amino-acid sequence MGAADEGGGRTAALAAWRAALGVERVVTDPSLLAQYAASTAGWSTMPLAVLRPHSTDEVVQVVRAAAAERVPLYPVSAGRNWGYGDACALSDGHAIVDLSGMNRILEADAELAYVVIEPGVTQQQLSRYLLEQGLPLWMDCTGAGPDTSLVGNILERGFGHSPYGNRFQSVAGMRIVLADGDVVDTGFGHFPTAMNGRVYPYGVGPHVDGLFTQSNFGIVTSLGLWLMPQTTALNHFLCAVPAHEDIAAVIDALRPLRLDGTLRSILHIGNDLRVLSGGMTYPRELAGATGPLPDAIRADLRQAAGIGAWTVSGALYGNADQVAAARRALRRALRPTAARPQFLDERKLDAGALLARLLGNSGPGRRLAARVALGRALFDMNRGMPNGRFLAGAYWRRRGGLPPGFPAGANPALDNCGMLWVSPVLPMRGADLLRVHALAEPIFHAHRFDLFATFSMINERALGGVLTVAYDKEDPDEAARARACYQQLFDTLVGAGYIPYRVGLQSMAALDNGDDAYWRMVGRIKAALDPNGIIAPGRYAGRGEGRGVGMWQG; translated from the coding sequence ATGGGCGCGGCGGACGAAGGCGGCGGTCGGACCGCGGCGCTGGCGGCCTGGCGCGCGGCGCTGGGCGTGGAGCGGGTCGTTACCGACCCGAGCCTGCTGGCGCAGTACGCGGCCAGCACGGCCGGCTGGAGCACGATGCCGCTGGCGGTCCTGCGGCCCCATAGTACGGATGAGGTGGTGCAGGTCGTCCGTGCGGCGGCAGCGGAGCGCGTGCCGCTGTATCCGGTCAGCGCGGGGCGCAACTGGGGCTATGGCGACGCCTGTGCGCTGAGCGACGGCCATGCGATCGTCGACCTGTCCGGCATGAACCGCATTCTGGAAGCGGACGCGGAACTGGCCTACGTCGTCATCGAACCGGGCGTGACACAGCAGCAGCTGTCGCGCTACCTGCTCGAGCAGGGCTTGCCGTTGTGGATGGACTGTACCGGCGCAGGGCCGGATACCAGTCTCGTCGGCAACATCCTGGAGCGGGGCTTCGGCCATTCGCCCTACGGCAACCGCTTCCAGAGCGTGGCCGGCATGCGCATCGTGCTGGCCGACGGCGACGTGGTGGACACCGGCTTCGGCCATTTCCCGACCGCCATGAACGGCCGGGTCTACCCGTACGGCGTCGGCCCCCACGTGGATGGCCTGTTCACGCAGTCGAATTTCGGCATCGTGACCAGCCTGGGCTTGTGGTTGATGCCGCAGACGACGGCCTTGAACCATTTCCTGTGCGCGGTGCCGGCGCACGAGGACATCGCTGCCGTCATCGACGCCTTGCGGCCGCTGAGGCTGGACGGCACACTGCGCAGCATCCTGCATATCGGCAACGACCTGCGGGTACTGTCCGGCGGCATGACCTATCCGCGCGAACTGGCCGGCGCCACCGGCCCGCTGCCGGACGCCATCCGTGCCGACTTGCGCCAGGCTGCCGGCATCGGTGCCTGGACCGTTTCCGGTGCCTTGTACGGCAATGCCGACCAGGTCGCCGCGGCGCGCCGCGCACTGCGCCGGGCACTGCGGCCGACGGCGGCACGGCCCCAGTTCCTCGATGAGCGCAAGCTGGACGCCGGCGCGCTGCTGGCACGCCTGCTGGGCAATTCCGGCCCCGGCCGGCGCCTGGCCGCCCGGGTGGCGCTGGGCCGCGCGCTGTTCGACATGAACCGCGGCATGCCGAACGGCCGGTTCCTGGCCGGGGCGTACTGGCGCCGCCGCGGTGGCCTGCCGCCGGGGTTTCCCGCAGGCGCCAATCCCGCGCTGGACAACTGCGGCATGCTGTGGGTCTCGCCTGTGCTGCCGATGCGCGGCGCCGACCTGCTGCGCGTGCACGCGCTGGCCGAACCCATCTTCCACGCGCACCGCTTCGACCTGTTCGCCACCTTCAGCATGATCAACGAGCGGGCCCTGGGCGGCGTGCTGACGGTGGCCTACGACAAGGAAGATCCGGACGAAGCCGCGCGTGCCCGGGCCTGCTACCAGCAATTGTTCGACACGCTGGTCGGGGCCGGCTACATTCCCTACCGGGTCGGGCTGCAGTCGATGGCCGCGCTGGACAACGGCGACGACGCCTACTGGCGGATGGTCGGGCGGATCAAGGCGGCGCTGGATCCGAATGGGATCATCGCCCCGGGACGCTACGCGGGGCGGGGCGAGGGCCGCGGTGTGGGGATGTGGCAGGGCTGA
- a CDS encoding N-acyl amino acid synthase FeeM domain-containing protein: protein MHPPDDTIISFEAAAKLRDLVIREPQETAVAYTHPIDTQVFHIRMASTAGKREAASLLLRKMYGWRGYDVDPETTHAPNRITLYAETGGATVGTMSLCLDDPSLGLPADENFRDKLDELRAQGRLLCEPSRLAIDKDVSKRVFAALIHISYIYAHNIHGYSDYIIEVNPRHVMFYKRMLGFRDFGGERPCSRVGAPAVLLRLELDYMGEQIQRFGGQMEQAPGERTFYPYFFPLRDEPGITGRLIQGRD, encoded by the coding sequence GTGCACCCACCGGACGACACCATCATCTCATTTGAAGCCGCGGCCAAGCTGCGCGACCTCGTCATACGCGAGCCGCAAGAAACGGCCGTGGCCTATACGCACCCCATCGATACGCAGGTCTTCCACATCCGCATGGCCAGCACGGCCGGCAAACGCGAGGCGGCCAGCCTGTTGCTGCGCAAGATGTACGGCTGGCGCGGCTACGACGTGGATCCGGAAACGACGCACGCTCCCAACCGCATCACGCTATACGCCGAGACCGGCGGCGCCACCGTGGGCACCATGTCGCTGTGCCTGGACGACCCCAGCCTGGGCCTGCCGGCCGATGAAAACTTTCGCGACAAGCTGGACGAATTGCGGGCGCAGGGCAGGCTGCTGTGCGAGCCGTCCCGCCTGGCCATCGACAAGGACGTCAGCAAGCGCGTCTTTGCCGCGCTGATCCATATCTCCTACATCTACGCACACAATATCCACGGCTACAGCGATTACATCATCGAGGTCAATCCACGCCACGTGATGTTCTACAAGCGCATGCTGGGCTTTCGCGATTTCGGCGGCGAGCGGCCCTGTTCGCGGGTCGGCGCGCCAGCCGTGCTGCTGCGGCTCGAGCTCGACTATATGGGGGAGCAGATCCAGCGCTTCGGCGGCCAGATGGAACAGGCGCCGGGCGAGCGCACCTTCTATCCGTATTTCTTCCCGTTGCGCGACGAGCCCGGCATCACCGGCCGCCTGATCCAGGGCCGCGACTGA
- a CDS encoding EDSAP-1 family PEP-CTERM protein, which yields MNIISKGLLVTAAAATLGIAAMGSARADTFATAILDINNFRLLHASGAAYSAGDFATLTGTNDAHATASLNGIFANAADSRPILSGVQPDVAHQCVGVPCPALGENNFTRFGNPPPVPGNFGYADQRQIGSAITIGGVPAGAHATTRADASTSLNMQTASGNSDVGTSTTFSFTLGQSDTMTVSFDATPYTAAFVSAGAGATSNANARLSWNINIVDLATNTSVFTFAPSEINGSASVSRTDGDPGLLQYNAIGQVFSFTSTTPLLAAGTTYQITIQHNTLANALQQEVPEPATLAIVAAGLLSMSLVSRRRKF from the coding sequence ATGAACATCATCAGCAAAGGTCTTCTGGTCACGGCAGCCGCCGCGACGCTGGGTATCGCTGCCATGGGCAGCGCACGCGCGGACACGTTTGCGACGGCCATTCTGGACATTAACAACTTCCGGCTGCTGCACGCGAGCGGCGCCGCCTACAGCGCCGGCGATTTCGCCACGCTGACCGGGACCAACGATGCGCACGCGACGGCCTCGCTGAACGGCATCTTCGCCAACGCGGCCGATTCGCGCCCGATCCTGTCGGGCGTGCAGCCGGACGTGGCGCACCAGTGCGTCGGCGTGCCCTGCCCGGCCCTTGGCGAGAACAACTTCACCCGCTTCGGCAATCCACCGCCGGTGCCGGGCAATTTCGGCTACGCCGACCAGCGCCAGATCGGTTCCGCGATCACCATCGGCGGCGTGCCCGCCGGCGCCCACGCCACCACCCGGGCCGATGCCTCGACGTCGCTGAACATGCAGACGGCGTCCGGCAACTCCGACGTGGGCACGTCGACCACCTTCTCGTTCACGCTCGGCCAGTCCGACACGATGACGGTGTCGTTCGATGCCACCCCGTACACGGCGGCCTTCGTCTCGGCCGGCGCCGGCGCCACGTCGAACGCGAATGCCCGCCTGTCGTGGAACATCAATATCGTCGACCTGGCCACGAACACGTCGGTGTTTACGTTCGCGCCGAGCGAAATCAACGGCTCGGCATCGGTCAGCCGTACCGATGGCGATCCGGGCCTGCTGCAATATAACGCGATCGGCCAGGTGTTCTCCTTCACCAGCACCACGCCGCTGCTGGCGGCCGGCACGACGTACCAGATCACGATCCAGCACAACACGCTGGCCAACGCACTGCAGCAGGAAGTGCCGGAGCCGGCCACGCTGGCGATCGTCGCCGCCGGCTTGTTGAGCATGTCGCTCGTCAGCCGTCGCCGCAAGTTCTGA